In a single window of the Salvelinus namaycush isolate Seneca chromosome 6, SaNama_1.0, whole genome shotgun sequence genome:
- the her8a gene encoding hairy-related 8a, with protein sequence MTAFNMVHRGNGPERNFSAKEERKLRKPLIEKKRRERINCSLEQLKGIMVDAYNLDQSKLEKADVLEVTVQHMEGLQKGHGSGSPSGPSIGFESRQRYSSGYIQCMHEVHNLLKSCPGMDKPLGARLLNHLLKSLPHISSESGGTSNGGSPMSGSGPVSPPQSPLSLSSGGGAQSFQPGCLQMHHAKPPLQPSPPPIGSSPLHALCSQIHSGRDGRDQQKSVSSSPSCSPNLPQPEVFHPAPLSPFSPPGGDPSMWRPW encoded by the exons ATGACGGCCTTCAACATGGTACACCGGGGAAATGGGCCCGAGAGGAATTTTAGCGCTAAAGAAGAACGAAAG TTGCGGAAGCCTCTAATTGAGAAAAAGAGGCGGGAGCGCATCAACTGCAGTCTGGAACAACTGAAAGGGATCATGGTGGATGCATACAACCTGgat CAATCTAAACTGGAGAAGGCTGATGTACTGGAGGTTACTGTGCAACATATGGAGGGTTTGCAGAAGGGTCACGGTTCAG GTTCCCCTTCTGGTCCCAGTATAGGGTTTGAGTCCCGGCAGCGCTACAGCAGCGGATACATTCAATGTATGCATGAGGTCCACAACCTGCTCAAGAGCTGCCCAGGCATGGACAAGCCACTGGGGGCCCGGCTCCTCAACCACCTGCTCAAGTCTTTGCCCCATATCAGCTCTGAGA GTGGTGGTACTAGTAATGGTGGTAGTCCCATGTCTGGATCTGGGCCTGTCTCCCCTCCCCAGTCTCCGCTTTCTCTGTCATCTGGAGGTGGAGCGCAGTCATTCCAGCCTGGCTGTTTACAGATGCATCATGCCAAGCCCCCCTTGCAGCCATCACCCCCACCCATAGGAAGCTCACCGCTCCACGCCCTTTGCAGCCAGATACATTCTGGTAGAGATGGGAGGGATCAGCAGAAGTCcgtctcctcctccccttcttgcTCCCCCAATCTACCCCAGCCTGAGGTGTTTCACCCCGCCCCCCTGTCCCCTTTCTCCCCCCCTGGGGGAGACCCCTCCATGTGGAGGCCTTGGTGA